In the Ruminococcus sp. OA3 genome, one interval contains:
- a CDS encoding polyribonucleotide nucleotidyltransferase, which translates to MYKSFSMELAGRTLTVDIDRVAKQANGAAFMHYGDTTVLSTATASDKPREGIDFFPLSVEYEEKQYAVGKIPGGFNKREGKASEHATLTSRVIDRPMRPLFPKDYRNDVTLSNLVMSVDPDCNPEIPAMLGSAIATCISDIPFDGPCAATQIGMLDGEFIINPSLGQKDISDLQLTVASTRDKVIMIEAGANEIPEAVMIDAIFKAHEINQEIIGFIDQIVAECGKEKHTYESCAVPEELFAAIKEIVPPAAMEEAVFTDEKQVREENIRQIKDKLTEAFAENEEWLAVLDEAVYQYQKKTVRKMILKDHKRPDGRAITEIRKLSAETDLIPRVHGSAMFTRGQTQICTVTTLAPMSEAQRIDGLDEFETSKRYMHHYNFPSYSVGETKPSRGPGRREIGHGALAERALLPVLPSVEEFPYAIRTVSETFESNGSTSQASICASSMSLMAAGVPIKKPVAGISTGLVTGDTDDDYLVLTDIQGLEDFFGDMDFKVAGTHDGITAIQMDIKIHGLTRPIIEEAIAKTKEAREFILTEIMEPCIAKPRESVGPYAPKIIQIQIDPAKIGDVVGQRGKTINAIIEETGVKIDIADDGAVSICGVEQDAMNKALEYIKIITTDFEAGQIFVGKVVSIKEFGAFLEFAPGKEGMVHISKIAKERINRVEDVLTLGDIVKVVCLGKDKMGRISFSIKDVPEEAK; encoded by the coding sequence ATGTACAAAAGTTTTTCAATGGAGCTGGCTGGCAGAACTCTGACCGTAGATATCGACAGAGTTGCAAAACAGGCAAACGGCGCGGCATTTATGCATTACGGGGATACGACGGTTCTCTCAACGGCTACTGCATCGGATAAGCCGAGAGAAGGAATCGATTTCTTTCCGCTCAGTGTGGAGTATGAAGAGAAGCAGTATGCCGTAGGTAAGATTCCAGGCGGATTCAACAAGAGAGAGGGAAAAGCGAGCGAGCATGCGACATTGACATCACGTGTGATTGACCGTCCGATGCGTCCGCTGTTTCCGAAGGACTACAGAAATGATGTGACTCTGAGCAATCTTGTAATGTCGGTAGATCCGGACTGTAATCCGGAGATCCCTGCGATGCTGGGTTCTGCGATCGCAACCTGTATTTCTGATATTCCGTTTGACGGACCGTGTGCGGCGACACAGATCGGTATGCTCGACGGAGAGTTCATTATCAACCCGAGTCTTGGACAAAAGGACATCTCAGATCTTCAGCTGACGGTTGCCTCCACAAGGGACAAAGTCATCATGATTGAAGCCGGAGCGAATGAGATTCCGGAAGCGGTGATGATCGATGCGATCTTTAAAGCACATGAGATTAATCAGGAGATCATCGGATTTATTGATCAGATCGTAGCTGAATGCGGTAAAGAAAAACACACATATGAGAGCTGTGCGGTTCCGGAAGAACTGTTTGCAGCGATTAAGGAAATCGTACCTCCAGCTGCAATGGAGGAGGCTGTATTTACAGACGAGAAACAGGTGAGAGAAGAGAATATCCGTCAGATCAAAGACAAACTTACCGAGGCATTTGCCGAGAATGAAGAGTGGCTGGCAGTTCTGGACGAGGCTGTATATCAGTATCAGAAAAAGACCGTCCGCAAAATGATCTTAAAGGATCATAAACGTCCGGACGGAAGAGCGATCACAGAAATTCGTAAATTGTCTGCTGAGACTGATCTGATTCCGAGGGTTCACGGTTCCGCGATGTTCACACGCGGACAGACGCAGATCTGTACCGTCACGACGCTCGCGCCGATGTCTGAGGCACAGCGGATTGATGGTCTTGATGAGTTTGAAACTTCAAAGAGATATATGCATCACTACAACTTCCCGTCCTATTCGGTCGGTGAGACAAAACCATCCAGAGGCCCGGGACGCCGTGAGATTGGTCATGGGGCACTGGCTGAAAGAGCACTGCTGCCGGTATTGCCGTCAGTAGAAGAATTCCCGTATGCAATCCGTACGGTATCTGAGACGTTTGAATCAAACGGATCCACATCGCAGGCAAGTATCTGTGCATCCTCCATGTCTTTGATGGCGGCGGGCGTTCCGATTAAAAAACCGGTTGCAGGGATATCCACGGGACTGGTGACTGGAGATACGGATGATGATTATCTGGTGTTGACAGATATTCAGGGTCTGGAAGACTTTTTCGGTGATATGGACTTTAAGGTTGCCGGAACACATGACGGTATTACGGCAATTCAGATGGATATTAAAATCCATGGTCTGACGCGTCCGATCATTGAAGAGGCAATCGCTAAAACAAAAGAGGCAAGGGAGTTTATCCTGACAGAGATCATGGAACCATGCATCGCAAAACCGCGGGAGAGTGTAGGTCCTTATGCACCGAAGATTATTCAGATTCAGATCGATCCTGCAAAGATCGGTGATGTGGTAGGACAACGCGGAAAGACCATCAATGCGATTATCGAAGAAACAGGCGTTAAAATTGATATCGCAGACGACGGTGCGGTATCTATCTGCGGCGTTGAGCAGGATGCGATGAATAAAGCGCTTGAATATATCAAAATCATTACAACAGATTTTGAAGCCGGACAGATTTTCGTAGGAAAAGTTGTCAGCATTAAAGAATTCGGAGCGTTCCTTGAGTTTGCTCCTGGAAAAGAAGGCATGGTGCATATTTCCAAAATAGCAAAAGAGCGAATCAACCGTGTGGAAGACGTTCTGACACTTGGAGATATTGTTAAGGTAGTCTGCCTCGGAAAAGACAAGATGGGCAGAATCAGCTTCAGCATCAAGGACGTTCCGGAAGAAGCAAAATAA
- a CDS encoding SH3 domain-containing C40 family peptidase codes for MHKKAWMLSAAVLIVCAAAVSDPLFAKTAYAQPETAKVSNTNEKNYGVVHVNTHLNVRSDKGIEFDIIGMLPDQAVCYIQSVENGWAFVSSGEVTGYVSMEYLYTEDTAWSLVHEMGEENMPVAVSTVQDTDEYAMEQEKAFQETLAATAYGGNLEADQLRQEIVNFAEQFVGNPYVWGGTSLTNGADCSGFVQSVYAQFGISLPRVSKEQALVGTRIDLSQARPGDLIFYARDGEIYHVVMYAGDGQVVHASSSETGIKISDIYYDNVDCVVTLL; via the coding sequence ATGCACAAAAAGGCATGGATGCTGAGTGCGGCAGTCTTAATTGTCTGCGCGGCGGCAGTTTCTGATCCTTTGTTTGCAAAAACGGCTTATGCACAGCCGGAGACTGCAAAGGTGTCTAATACGAATGAAAAAAACTATGGAGTGGTTCATGTAAACACCCATTTGAATGTACGGTCAGATAAAGGAATAGAATTTGATATCATAGGAATGCTGCCGGATCAGGCAGTCTGCTATATTCAGTCGGTTGAAAACGGATGGGCTTTTGTGTCTTCCGGCGAGGTAACCGGATATGTCAGTATGGAGTATCTGTATACAGAAGATACAGCCTGGAGCCTGGTCCATGAGATGGGCGAGGAAAATATGCCTGTAGCTGTATCGACAGTTCAGGATACAGATGAATATGCCATGGAGCAGGAGAAAGCATTTCAGGAGACTCTGGCAGCTACGGCGTACGGAGGAAATCTGGAGGCTGACCAGCTGAGACAGGAGATTGTGAACTTTGCGGAACAGTTTGTCGGTAATCCCTATGTATGGGGAGGAACATCACTGACAAATGGAGCAGACTGTTCGGGATTTGTCCAGAGTGTATATGCGCAGTTCGGGATATCGCTGCCGAGAGTTTCCAAAGAACAGGCACTTGTGGGGACAAGGATTGATCTGTCACAGGCCCGGCCGGGTGATCTGATCTTTTATGCACGGGATGGGGAGATCTATCACGTTGTGATGTATGCCGGGGATGGACAGGTTGTACATGCGAGCAGCAGCGAGACGGGTATTAAGATATCCGATATTTACTATGATAATGTGGATTGTGTCGTTACTCTGCTCTGA
- the rpsO gene encoding 30S ribosomal protein S15 gives MISKEKKQAIMNEYARTPGDTGSPEVQVAILTARIQELTEHLKEHHKDHHSRRGLLKMVGQRRGLLDYLKKTDIERYRNLIERLGIRK, from the coding sequence ATGATTTCAAAAGAAAAGAAACAGGCAATTATGAATGAATATGCCAGAACACCTGGCGACACCGGTTCACCGGAAGTACAGGTTGCAATTCTGACAGCAAGAATCCAGGAACTGACAGAGCATCTGAAGGAGCATCATAAAGATCATCATTCCAGAAGAGGTCTTCTGAAAATGGTAGGTCAGAGAAGAGGTCTGCTGGATTACTTGAAGAAAACCGACATTGAAAGATACCGTAATTTGATTGAAAGATTAGGAATCAGAAAATAA